TAGCGATCGCCAAAAACACCGAGATATTTCTCAACATGCGCGCGAGCCCCCACATAATCCTCAGCCTTAGCAAACGAAGCAAATTCTCCAGACATGCAACCGCTTAAGACTACTAAGCCAGAATTTAGCTCTTTAAGGAGCTCAAAATCTATACGGGGCTTAAAGTAAAACCCTTCGGTAAAACCCGCAGTAATTAATTTGCACAAGTTGTGATAGCCGACTTTGTTCTTCGCAAGAAGAGTTAAGTGGAAGAGTTGTGAACCGCCCTGAGATTTAAGTTTCTTTTCAAATCGACTAGAAGGCGTAATATAAACTTCACATCCTATTATTGGCTTAACGCCGGCAGATTTTGCGAGCTCGTAAAACTCTATAGCCCCATGCATGACGCCATGATCCGTCATTGCAACGGCATCTTGCCCGCAGCTCTTTGCATACGAAATGAGCTCTTTTAGCTTTATTGCTCCGTCGAGAACGCTATACTGCGTATGCAGATGTAAATGAACAAAACTACTCATAAAGCTAACATTAGCAAGTTACAGCGATACTTAAGTATTATAGGTAGAGAATGCTGCCGCACTCCGAAACTACGAACCTAAGCTAACAGCTCGATCCACCGCCACAACCCCCACATGTGCGCCTAACGGTATTTGGATTATTGAACTTAAAACCACTCCCCTGTGGTCCAGAAACATAATCGACAACCGTGCCTTTAAGATAACTTGCACTTGCTATATCTACGCGGATTTTAAGTCCATCGATTTCAAAAACCAAATCCCCTGGCCTACTCGAGTTCGAAAAATCCAAGGCGTATTGCAAACCCGAACACCCTCCGCCTTTTACAGCAACTCGCAAGGCGTGGTTAAGCTCCAAACCCTCTTCTTGCATTGCCTGTTTAACCATCTCCACAGCCTTCGGAGTTAAACTTAGCAAACATTCATCGTCAGAACATCTCGATTCCATAAATGCCCCCTTAAAGTCTAATTAGCTTCCTTATAAATAGCCTGTATGCTTAACAGTAGCTTGATAGCTTCGGCTTTAGAGCGCTGAAACGAGTTTCGACCGATAATAGATCCAAAAGCCCCGCCAGCCGCTAGACTGCGAATTTCGGAGAGCAGTCCTTCTTCACCCTTAGTTTCACCTCCAGAGAATATTACTATACGGCGGCCATTAAACGCACTCTGCACGACATGAGATACTCGTTCTGCTAGCGACGAAATGCTTATATTTGCTTTTTCGTAAACCTTCTTAGCGCTAGCAAGTTCGATGTGCTCAGTGGGTGGCTTGACTTTAACAATGTGCGCTCCGAGTTGACACGCTATTTGCGCAGCGTATGCTACGACGTCTACCGCGGTCTCTCCTTCCTTAGATAATCCCTCACCACGGGGATATGACCAAACCACCACTGCTAAACCAGCCTCTCTAGCTTCCTCTGAAATAGCGCGAATTTCTTCATACATCTCATTCCTAAACGAGGATCCTGGATAGATAGTAAAACCTATAGCAGAGCAGCCAAGCCTTAACGCATCTTTAACGCTAGCAGTTATTGCCGGCTTTGGGTTTGCGGTCGAAAAAAGGGAATCGGAGTTATTGAGCTTTAATATTAAAGGGATTTGACCAGCAAATTCAGCCGCGCCTGCTGCAAGAAAGCCATAAGGGGCAGCATATGCATTGCATCCTGCGGCGATAGCCAGCTCAAAATGGTAACGAGGATCGTAGGCTGATGGATTAGGAGCAAAGCTTCGTGCTGGACCATGTTCAAAACCCTGGTCTACCGGTAAAATTACAAATTTACCCGTTCCGCTCAAATTTCCCGAACACATTATTCGTCGCAAATTGGATAAAACACCTGGGTTTTCATTGCCATACCAGCTTAGGATTTCTTTTACACGTGCTGTCATATCATTTCCCTAAAAATAATTTACGCATTCACCGCAACAATTTAGGCAGAACGCACTCATGAGCGATAGTGTTTGTTCTCAGCAAAATTGCCACAACAACAAAAAAACTAGAAAACATTATAACAATATAGGCGCCCATTGCCAGCAAAAGCGCCATAAAAGTGCATATATGCGCATTAGCGAACGAAAAATTAGCAACAGATTTGCGACAAAACAGTCGATTTAATACTCAGGACAGGCCGCATTTGGCTGTTTGTCCTGACATCAATGCAGTAAACAATACCGATGACGGTTTAGGTATATGTGCAGTATCAAAATATCTACTCCACCAACAACACTACTAAAAAAACTTTTTTTTCGAGCCAATTCGTATTTTTTTGATCGACAGGCACAAAGATTAAAGATTATAACAATCTATGTGCACACAATAATATTAGCTTCATTACTTTTTTGTTCACCACCCTGCCAAGCTGCCCCGGAGAATTTCGAGACTATTAATACGCCTCGATTTACTCTGTATATAGAAACAAATGAGGATGTCCAAGACAATGAGAAAGTGCGCTCGCAAAATGTTGCGAGCGAGGCTATTAAGTTGCTGAACGCAAATTACGAGGAACTTACTCGCATATTCTCCGCAGTTCCCCAAAAAAAAGTTATTTTGCGTTTTCTTTCGCCGGACGAATTTCGAAGAGCAACTGGGGCGCCAGCGTGGACGAGTGCAATGTATTATCGCGGCGAAATAAGTATCCCTATGCAAAACGATCGCTCGGTTCAGATGGAGCAATTGAAGCGGTCGTTAAGGCACGAATATGTTCATGCCATAGTAGCGGAACTTTCGGGCAATCGTTGTCCAGCATGGCTCGATGAGGGCATTGCTCAGATTCTGGAGGGACAAGCGAATCCAATACTAGGGCCCGCGTTAAGACAGTGGTTGACGTATGACAATCCCATTCCTCTTGCTTGGCTGGAGAACGGATTTACCACTTTAGACAAGTCGGTCGTACCGCCCGCCTATGCCCAATCGCTTTTCGCGACGCGAACATTGATTAATAGCAATGGCTTTGCCTCTATACGAAATTACTTAAGTCTACTTCAGTTTGGCGCTTCATCAGAGGAAGCTTTTAGCGAAGCTTTTGGCAGTTCGCTAAATGAATTCGAGTCCCAGTTACAGCAGCAACTAAGGCGCTGGGCCGCATCGACCGATGCAAAGTTTTAGGTGCAAGTTTAGGCAAGCACGCCAAAAAAAGGCGTTGTCGGAAAACTAGCGCGGTTCTCAGACAACTATTTTTTTTAGTAACATACCCTAAAAAAATCCAACTTTTCAGCTGGCACACAAATTGCAGTAAATTCATGAGCATTAGCGCTGTAGTTTTTTTGCACGTTTATACCATTTACAAAAATCCTTTTTGTAAATGGTATAAACAGCAAGTGCGTAAGCACTTGCCAATAAACAACAAATACCGTTTCCAAAAAGTAAAATATTTAACTTACTTTTTGGAAACGGTTTATGTGAACGCGTGCTCAGTTAGAGAGGACATAGTTGGAGGGTAATAATTATGAGGTTTTTTAAGTATTTATCGTTAGCTTTGGTAACATTTGTGAATGCTTGTTCTTATCCAGTAAAAATTCACGCTTGGAATGAATTTCAAGGAGTTCCTACACCTGTCTTTACAGCATACGATCCAGACAAAGCCGATCAAAGACCAGTATATACAAGCATTAAAGTTTATGAGGAAAAGGGCTCATGTGAGGTACCTTATTGTCCGCTGATGTGGCACGTTGAAGTCTCAAAATTTCAAAGTCCTACTCACATCGTCTACGGAGGATTTCCAGGACTAGGTTCCTCGACTATTCAGTCGGCCTATCCTTTAAACAAGGAAGGTCATTACTCACTAGTGGTAAGCGAGGAAGGTTTTAATGGCAGCGACTCAGTGCAGGGCTATTTGCCATTTGAAATAACCAATGAGGGCAAGATTCGCGAAAAAGAAATGAAAGATTAAAAATTGTTCGAAAAATTTTGCCTCAACGAATTGCTGCGTTGCATGCCCCTCCACGAATTGGTGCATGCCAACTTAGTCTTACTTTAAACTGCTTAAAGTTCAACCCGAAATCGAGAAGAATATCGATATGTTAATTAGACTTAAGAACACCACCGACCCTAAGAAGATATAACCTGCCGTGGCGAGGTAAGAGAAAAAGCTATTGCCAAAACCACCTCTGCAAGGCAGAACGCCAAGAGATTAGTAGCGATGTTGTCGGTAAAGCCGTAGGTGTGAAGTCCAACATTTAAGAGGTTTACGCCAAACCAAGCGACGGCCACTACGACATTGCCAAGAACTAAACCGATGGCAAAGCCGGTTTCCTTCAGAATCTCACATAGGCGTCCATGAATCAAAGCGAGAAACCACAAGACAATTAACAAGGCCCCATTTTCTTTTGGGTCCCACCCCCAAAAGCGCCCCCAAGATTGATCTGCCCAAATCCCGCCCAATATAGTGCCTAGAGTGGTAAAAAACAGAGAAACCAAAGCTAGCCCTAGCAAGTTGCGAAACAATTCGCTTAAACTCACGCTATCCATCCTTCTGGCATTTCGCAAAAATAAATACACGTGCGCCAAAATCCCTGCAACAATGGCCGTTCCGTAGCCAATAGTGATAGTAACTACATGCGTTGCTAGCCAAAAATTAGAATCCAATACGGCCACCAACATTCCCATAGTATCCCCGTCCGAGGCGTAACTAAAACCAACAAAGTGCAAAAGGGATCCACAAAGCGCCGCAGCAAATATACCAAGCGAATTCTTGCGACGGCACTCCAAAAATATACAACTCGCCACCGCAATAAACCCAACAAAAATGATGGACTCATAGAGATTTGAAACCGGCGGTCGCCCCATTATAAACATTCTTAAAACTAGACCAACTAAATGCAACAACGCGCCAACCACAACGAAGGAAAAACTTATCCGCCCGAGAGCTAGTGGCCAAAAAAGCCAACTCGACATCAACAACAACAGAGCCCCGATGTAGCAATATAGACTTCTATAAAAAAAATCTCCCTTGTTGTAATACAATTCTAAACTAACATTCTCGCGCGAAGGAGACATTTCATTAAACTCCGCCATGTATTTCGTGGCGAGCGTATCGCCTGCATACATTGCTAAAAAAGCCTTATTTAAAATATCGAGCATTGTCTTCTCGCGAATGTCTGTCTCCTGCTTATCCATCAACTCCCAGGGAGTAGACCATTTTCCAGCACCCGCAGCAGGCATAATAGACAATACTAGCGACGAAACGCCTTCTTTTTTGGCATTCAAAATTGTTATTAAATCTACTAAAGACCTCTCTTCCTCACTTAGCTCTCCTCCGACAACTGCATTTAGTTGGCGAATCTTGTCATAGATAAGTGCTGTTTTCCGCACAAAATGGAAATAATTTGCGCCAACGCCTGGAACGAGCTCTAGATCCTTTGCTAACTGCTCGTTTCCCACAACAATATCTGGAACGAACATGGCGAAAGTTCTACCTATGTCAAAGTAGCGAATGGTTTTCATGTAAACTTCTAGGAGTTGATCTTCTATTCTCGTTCTATCAGTCTTTGGCTTCGCATAGAGAGCACTAAAATCAGAATGCATGGCTTGCAGCGGCTCGCGAATCTGATTAAAAGAATAGTAATGATCCTTTTCCGGAGTAGTTATTTTTAGAGCAGATAGAATATCTGGATTATTTATCTTAAAAACTTTCTCGTCGTAAGCAGCTGTTGTATGGCTAAGAGTATTTAACAACCATTCGCTCGCACTCTTTCCCTTAAATGAAGTCCTTCCCGAAAAAATTAACAAGTAAATGCGCGCAACCGTATCCATCGGCTTTAAGCGCCCCTCATGCTGAACTAATATTCGCTCAAACTCGCCAACCAAAGGTTCGGTATTCTTGATGGCGAGCAGTGGAGATAAAAATAAATAGCCACTAAGAAGCAGGCTTACCAAAAAAATTGTTTTTTTTATTATGGAATTCAAAGACGACTCTATGCTTTTTTCTCAAGCCTCCTGCCTAACGATGAGCTTGGGAAGCTGAATCAGCAGATGCACAAATAGACCGATACATATCACAATACTAGAAATATATGGGAACAGTCGACCGTAATTTTTTACTACAGCTAGAACCGTTACGTCTCCTTCTCCGCCACCTTGCATGAATGAGGATTGATAAAAAGTATAATTCTCCTGTCTAAGTGGATGATTCATGACAATTTCCGCTCGCCGCGTCGTATCGCGGTCTACTACCTCAACAATAGAGCGATAACTCTTGGCCTTGTCGGTTCCAGGATGTAGCTCCTGACTAAAATCTATCAATTTAATTGAAAACGGCAATGGATAACGCTTATGCCTTAACGAAAGCTCGACTAAACGATCCCCCATTTGTATGGTCTGCTCTCCAGGCATAAACTCAAAGGCAACATAAGTTCCATCTATCTCGGGACTAAGCCCATCGAGGGCCAATATCACGGCCGCTCGATTCTTTTCACTATTTACATCGAGAGATAACGCCTGTATGTCAAAATCATTTAGGAGACCTCGCGCACTAGCATCACTCTTTTCCTTGCGCTCCTCTACTTTTGCATTTTTAAAAAAATCAACAACAGTAATGCGCCCATTAAGAGAAGCATTGCTAATAACTTTCCCTTTTGTAAGTTCCTCGCCAGGAACCACCAACAGCTCAGGCTTATCCGAAGCGGACGAATCGCTAACAACTAGCTCTACTTCGTGGTAATCCTCAAAATAAGAAACTGTTTCGTTTTCTGGAATCACCATTGCACCTTCCACAGAATAATAGGCCGTTACAAATCCACCTAATAGAAGAAAAAAAACGCCATAATGCGAAATAATGACGCCTAACTGCTTTACCCTAAATGGACTAGCAAACAGCAGCTTACACGAGAGGTTTATAAACATTACTACCATGACCAATCGCGCACCGGGGACTAAAATAAATCCTTTAGAAACTAACCAGGAAGAAAAGTAAATCTGCTGGGACTGATAGATTCCAACCCTATTTTGAGCAATAGTACCAATAACCAGTAAAGTTGCTAGCCAAATTGTGCAATAAAAAAATATTTTTGAAGAAGAAAGAAAATCTTTAATCGAAAAATTACCCACCAGTCACTACCTAAAACAAAACCTTCTTAAAAATCCTGTCTCAGTTCTACTTTTTGTCCTTGCCCTTTCCCTTATCTGTCACCTCTTCCGGTTGCTCAGCAGCCTTTGGCTTTGGCAGAGCAGCGCTATAACAGTTAACTGGGCCAGACCGAGTAGACAAACAAACCCCTAAGTTTCTTGAACAGTCACTCGAAATTGAATCTAATAGCTTCCTTCGCGCCACGAAATCTAGTTCTCTATAATCAACAGATAATGGCTTAAGCTTCTCTGCCGTACACGACGATTCGCTCTCTCTAACCTTTTCGCAATGAACTTTAGCCTTCCCTCGTTCTTCCGACAAACGCCTCATAAGACTTTCCTTAAGCCTCTCATCGTCGCTTCCCTTCTCGCTTACGTTTCCGAAAAATTCCTCAATTGCCTCCTCGCTCTTGTCTGTGTCTTTTGGCAAATCTTTGCCTTTGCTCACAGCCGTAACAACCAGTTCCTTCCCTGGCTGCCCCGATGACGGTGGTGGCGGCGGCGGCGGTAATCGCTTCCAAGTGTAAAATATTTCAGCCTCACAGACTCTATCATCTTCAACCGGAGGTACCACTTCTTCCACAGGCTTTTCTTCCTTGTCGGACTTCTTAGCTGACTTATCCACCGCTACAGCACTACTCGAAAAGACAAGTGCTAAAATTAAACCAAAAAGCAATCCCCCAAATATACAAAGCCAACACGTCCTTTTGTACATACAATTTGTCGTAATTAAAAAAGCTAATAATTTTTATCTGGTCAATGAAGCATTTAAGTAGCTCGCCCGTCTATATCTAAGTTTTAGGTTAACACGAGCACCTGAGCAAGATTATAGCTGTTGATATACAGTAGGTAAGCAACAATCATCTCCTCGGGTAGCTCAAAAAAGGAAAAATAAGAGGTAAGTATGGCAGAGGCTTTTATGATTGCCGATGAAGTTAATCAGAATATGCAACAGTTTTCGCTTAATCACTCTAGCACCCCAGAGAGAAATTTGCTCGTTGCGATGGTGCAACGCGCACTACTCGATTACTTCGGAACTTGTTTTTTAGAAAAGAAAAACGCTACAGAGTGGCTTTTTGCCGAACAGGAACCCACTGAAACAGAAAACCAAGTGTTTTCCTTTTCATGGATTTGCGATCAGCTCGACTTAGAGCAGGAACAAGTGCTGTCGCAGATATCTAAAATGAAACCCACAGACGAGGCCGCCGCTCACAAATGGGGAGGCATGCGCCGAATTGGCTAGATAGAATTTTCCTTAAAGGGTCTGCTTTTTGCAGGCCCTTTAACCAATCTCCGCCACAACCGAAATTTCAATTCGAGCACCGAGCGGAAGGTCTTTAACCGCTACGGTCTGCCTCGCTGGAGCGGCATTTGGGTTAATAAACTCGCCGTATATTTGATTAACAGTTTTTCCATCGCCAATATCAGCTAAAAAAACCGTTGTCATCAAAACTCGTTCAAAACTACTCCCCGCAGCTTTTAGCACTGCATCTAAATTGCTTAGTACCTGCCTAGCTTCCGACTCAACCCCACCAGCCACTAGCGTACCAGTATCCGGACTTATCCCGATTTGCCCCGCCGAAAACACAAAATTCCCGCTCACTGCAGCCTGCGAATATGGCCCAACCGGCTTCGGTGCATTTTTAGCATCATTAATTACTTTCATATTAACACCCAGTAAAACTAAAACGTCTTTGTATACGGGACCCAAGGCTCCCATTTGCTCGAGTGATCGCGACAATAAAACGTTTTAAGCTTGTTATCCTCACCATATATTACTTTAATCCGAAAAACTCTAAACCCTGGTTGCTCCGGCGAATTGGGGGTTAATACAATTGCCGCTGGCGGAACTGGACGAATGATTTTTGCCCTTTCATCTTTATCTATCTCCACTACGACAGACTCCTGATGTCCAATATAAAAAACTCCCGCTTCACTGCAACTAAGCGCATCGATACCCACAGGTGGATACTTGTTTTCCAGTTTTTCTGAAATTAGGCAAAGCGAACTACTGTCACCCTCCGAATTGCCGGACGAAAAATACGCTAAAAGCATTTAACTAACTCCTCTCATAAACTTCCCCTATCTCGATCCGTCACTCCTTTTCCCGTAGCCCTCTTCATACGAGCAACTGCCAAATTATAATCGTACAAAGCCTGCACCTCATTAAGCCGCGCCTCCGTAAGAGCCACCTGGGCATTTAGCAAATCTAACTGTATACCCGCCCCTGCATTAATGCGATTTATCGCCAGTCTAACACTTTCTTCTGCCGTTTCCACCACTTTTCTCGAGGCTTTCAACAACGTCCTAGCCTCTCTAAGCGACGAATAAGCCTGCTTTGCCTCCACTTCCACATCTAGCCGAGCCTGGCGCAATGCCGCCTCGGCATTTAAAACCTCGCTCTGCCTCTCGGCAATGCGCGAACTAGTCTGCCAACTATCAAAAATCTTCCAATTTGCCTCTATCCGCGCTCGCCATCCATTCAAGGTGTCACTTAAATCGTTACTAAAGCGCGACTTCTCTACCCCATAAGATCCAACTGCCACTACTACTGGCCAATAATCAGCCTTTTCCACCTTAACCCCTTGCTTACTAGCATCTATTAGCAGTTTAAGTCGCTTAATGTGTGGTCTGTTAGTAAGCGCCTTATGCAAGGCGTCCTCCAGAGAAATCGCAAATGCCTTCTGCCGCAACTCCCCGTCTAAAGCAAATGGCTTTTTT
This portion of the Deltaproteobacteria bacterium genome encodes:
- a CDS encoding iron-sulfur cluster assembly accessory protein; translated protein: MESRCSDDECLLSLTPKAVEMVKQAMQEEGLELNHALRVAVKGGGCSGLQYALDFSNSSRPGDLVFEIDGLKIRVDIASASYLKGTVVDYVSGPQGSGFKFNNPNTVRRTCGGCGGGSSC
- the ccsA gene encoding cytochrome c biogenesis protein CcsA, whose protein sequence is MNSIIKKTIFLVSLLLSGYLFLSPLLAIKNTEPLVGEFERILVQHEGRLKPMDTVARIYLLIFSGRTSFKGKSASEWLLNTLSHTTAAYDEKVFKINNPDILSALKITTPEKDHYYSFNQIREPLQAMHSDFSALYAKPKTDRTRIEDQLLEVYMKTIRYFDIGRTFAMFVPDIVVGNEQLAKDLELVPGVGANYFHFVRKTALIYDKIRQLNAVVGGELSEEERSLVDLITILNAKKEGVSSLVLSIMPAAGAGKWSTPWELMDKQETDIREKTMLDILNKAFLAMYAGDTLATKYMAEFNEMSPSRENVSLELYYNKGDFFYRSLYCYIGALLLLMSSWLFWPLALGRISFSFVVVGALLHLVGLVLRMFIMGRPPVSNLYESIIFVGFIAVASCIFLECRRKNSLGIFAAALCGSLLHFVGFSYASDGDTMGMLVAVLDSNFWLATHVVTITIGYGTAIVAGILAHVYLFLRNARRMDSVSLSELFRNLLGLALVSLFFTTLGTILGGIWADQSWGRFWGWDPKENGALLIVLWFLALIHGRLCEILKETGFAIGLVLGNVVVAVAWFGVNLLNVGLHTYGFTDNIATNLLAFCLAEVVLAIAFSLTSPRQVISS
- a CDS encoding class I fructose-bisphosphate aldolase produces the protein MTARVKEILSWYGNENPGVLSNLRRIMCSGNLSGTGKFVILPVDQGFEHGPARSFAPNPSAYDPRYHFELAIAAGCNAYAAPYGFLAAGAAEFAGQIPLILKLNNSDSLFSTANPKPAITASVKDALRLGCSAIGFTIYPGSSFRNEMYEEIRAISEEAREAGLAVVVWSYPRGEGLSKEGETAVDVVAYAAQIACQLGAHIVKVKPPTEHIELASAKKVYEKANISISSLAERVSHVVQSAFNGRRIVIFSGGETKGEEGLLSEIRSLAAGGAFGSIIGRNSFQRSKAEAIKLLLSIQAIYKEAN
- a CDS encoding cytochrome c biogenesis protein ResB, whose protein sequence is MGNFSIKDFLSSSKIFFYCTIWLATLLVIGTIAQNRVGIYQSQQIYFSSWLVSKGFILVPGARLVMVVMFINLSCKLLFASPFRVKQLGVIISHYGVFFLLLGGFVTAYYSVEGAMVIPENETVSYFEDYHEVELVVSDSSASDKPELLVVPGEELTKGKVISNASLNGRITVVDFFKNAKVEERKEKSDASARGLLNDFDIQALSLDVNSEKNRAAVILALDGLSPEIDGTYVAFEFMPGEQTIQMGDRLVELSLRHKRYPLPFSIKLIDFSQELHPGTDKAKSYRSIVEVVDRDTTRRAEIVMNHPLRQENYTFYQSSFMQGGGEGDVTVLAVVKNYGRLFPYISSIVICIGLFVHLLIQLPKLIVRQEA